AAATACTTTTTGATTCGAAAACAATTTCAGATCGTGTGGCCCTCATGGCCAAGCAAGTCAATCACGATTACAAAGATAAAAATTTGGTCGTTGTGGGCGTGCTTAAGGGGGCCTTTATTTTCATGGCGGATCTGGTGCGTCATTTGACGGTTCCACTTACCGTTGATTTTTTACGTGTGGCTTCTTATCAAGGTCAAAAATCTTCCGGGGCGGTGCGATTGGAGCTGGACACAACCCAACCCATTCAAGGGAGGGATGTTTTGCTGGTAGAAGATATTGTCGATACAGGGCTTACACTTGCAGCCATCAAGAAACATCTCATGGCCCAAAATCCAAGCAGTCTTAAAATCTGCACTCTTTTATACAAAGAAAAAAAGAAGGGGCTGAAAAAAGAGTGTGACTACATCGGTTTTGAAATTCCGGATGTTTATGTGGTGGGTTATGGCATGGATGAAAATGGCCAGTTTCGGGAACTATCGGAAATTCGGATGCTTACTTAGGTAATCACTTTTCTTGAAAAAGGCCCATAAAAAATTAGACAAATAGTGATTCTTGCTTTATCTTTTCGGGCTATGACAAAAAAAATCCATTTTTTAATCATTTCCTTTTTCTTTCTCACCCTCTTTTTTAATCCATCATACGCCCAGGAACAGGGTCAGCCAAAAACAGATCTTCTTTTCATTATTGATTCCTCCGGAAGCATGGCCTCCCTTCTTGAAGGGCAGCGCATGATTGACTGGGCCAAAAAGGCTGTGAAAAGTGCCGCAGCCCAACTGCCGCCCGAGGCTTACGCAGGACTTCGTGTTTATTCCCACCGTATCGATAAAAGTAACAAGGAAGCTAGTTGCAAG
This portion of the Deltaproteobacteria bacterium GWA2_45_12 genome encodes:
- a CDS encoding hypoxanthine phosphoribosyltransferase, which encodes MKILFDSKTISDRVALMAKQVNHDYKDKNLVVVGVLKGAFIFMADLVRHLTVPLTVDFLRVASYQGQKSSGAVRLELDTTQPIQGRDVLLVEDIVDTGLTLAAIKKHLMAQNPSSLKICTLLYKEKKKGLKKECDYIGFEIPDVYVVGYGMDENGQFRELSEIRMLT